A DNA window from Setaria viridis chromosome 2, Setaria_viridis_v4.0, whole genome shotgun sequence contains the following coding sequences:
- the LOC117842738 gene encoding uncharacterized protein → MASPADEALPALPPIKTAPLPPPPCASASGSGSASASPSVPAPAPAKDGAEAAAEEEDHEPSTPTSEESRLRPPAVCPPAPRKPPATRLPVKRKPPLPSPARVFVAVPRDLSTVFRALPPKKRIRVS, encoded by the coding sequence ATGGCGTCTCCCGCCGACGAGGctctcccggcgctgccgcccaTCAAGACGGCGCctttgccgccaccgccgtgtgCCTCagcctcgggctcgggctcggccTCGGCATCTCCGTCGgtcccggccccggcgccggcgaaggacggcgcggaggcggcggctgagGAGGAGGATCATGAGCCGTCGACACCGACGTCGGAGGAGAGCAGGCTGCGGCCGCCCGCGGTGTGCCCGCCGGCCCCGCGTaagccgccggcgacgcggctGCCGGTGAAGCGgaagccgccgctgccgtcgcccgCGCGGGTGTtcgtcgccgtcccgcgcgACCTCTCCACCGTCTTCCGGGCGCTGCCGCCCAAGAAGCGGATCCGGGTGTCGTGA